The Listeria welshimeri serovar 6b str. SLCC5334 genome has a window encoding:
- a CDS encoding phosphotriesterase — MSFIRTFYGDIAPDKLGFTYSHEHIVCVPAYWQERDADDLLLDSKEKSQLDVQDFADLGGKTIVDATAVDYGRRVLDVAQISKETGIQIIGTAGFNKSFLWDGKIKPELKPIIGDFETYYEWIENTSTEKLTEFVVNEVENGLEGTPYKAGQVKFGTGYNMITPLEEKTIRAVARAHHETKAPIHSHTEAGTMALEQIEILKQENIPLEYLSIGHMDRNLDPYYHKQVAKTGAFMSFDGIAKIKYAPESARIAAILYLVSEGFEDQILVSGDTARKTYYKHYGHGPGLEYIAKKWVPRFIDEANEKGFDGEKLVKKFFVDNPARCFTFKK, encoded by the coding sequence ATGAGTTTTATTCGTACTTTTTATGGAGATATCGCCCCAGATAAATTAGGGTTTACTTATTCACACGAGCATATTGTCTGTGTGCCGGCTTACTGGCAAGAGCGAGATGCCGACGATTTACTTTTAGATAGCAAAGAAAAATCCCAACTAGATGTACAAGATTTCGCTGATTTAGGTGGGAAAACGATTGTTGATGCAACTGCAGTGGATTACGGTAGACGTGTTTTAGATGTAGCACAGATTTCCAAAGAAACTGGTATTCAAATCATTGGAACAGCCGGCTTTAACAAAAGTTTCTTATGGGACGGAAAAATTAAACCCGAATTAAAACCAATTATCGGTGATTTTGAAACTTATTATGAATGGATTGAAAATACTTCCACAGAAAAATTAACAGAATTTGTTGTGAATGAAGTAGAGAACGGGCTTGAAGGAACACCGTACAAGGCTGGTCAGGTGAAATTTGGAACTGGCTACAATATGATTACTCCTTTAGAAGAAAAAACGATACGCGCGGTTGCAAGAGCACATCACGAGACAAAAGCACCGATTCATTCTCATACAGAAGCAGGAACAATGGCTTTAGAGCAAATCGAGATTTTAAAACAAGAAAATATCCCATTAGAATATCTTTCTATTGGACACATGGACCGTAACCTAGATCCGTATTATCACAAACAAGTTGCTAAAACAGGTGCGTTTATGTCATTTGATGGCATTGCAAAAATCAAATACGCGCCAGAAAGTGCAAGGATTGCTGCAATACTTTATTTAGTTTCAGAAGGATTTGAAGATCAAATTCTAGTGAGTGGGGACACTGCACGAAAAACATATTATAAACATTACGGTCATGGACCAGGTCTTGAATATATCGCCAAAAAATGGGTGCCACGCTTTATTGACGAAGCAAACGAAAAA
- a CDS encoding PTS sugar transporter subunit IIA produces MSFLDKELVNLHGSAENADEAIVQAGELLVNAGYVSEQYVEKMVESYHENGAYFVIAPQIAIPHARPTDGVENSAVSLVVLKEGVNFGHAANDPVRLVFGLAATSSEAHLQVIQKIVSLLSNNENIEKLIHSEDYQAIGELVEG; encoded by the coding sequence ATGTCTTTTTTGGATAAAGAGCTCGTGAATCTGCACGGATCAGCCGAAAACGCTGACGAGGCTATCGTGCAAGCAGGAGAATTATTAGTTAATGCAGGTTATGTGAGCGAGCAGTACGTAGAAAAAATGGTGGAATCTTATCATGAAAATGGTGCGTACTTTGTCATTGCACCTCAAATAGCAATTCCTCATGCAAGACCAACTGATGGAGTGGAAAACTCCGCAGTATCACTTGTCGTACTAAAAGAAGGCGTGAATTTCGGACACGCTGCAAATGATCCTGTGCGCCTAGTCTTTGGGCTCGCAGCAACTTCAAGCGAGGCACATTTACAAGTTATTCAAAAAATCGTTTCCTTGCTTAGTAACAACGAGAATATTGAAAAATTGATTCACTCAGAAGATTACCAAGCAATTGGAGAATTAGTGGAGGGATAA
- the rpsL gene encoding 30S ribosomal protein S12, producing MPTINQLVRKPRQSKIKKSTSPALNKGLNSFKRELTDVNSPQKRGVCTRVGTMTPKKPNSALRKYARVRLSNGIEVTAYIPGIGHNLQEHSVVLIRGGRVKDLPGVRYHIVRGALDTAGVENRGQSRSKYGTKKPKK from the coding sequence ATGCCTACAATTAACCAATTAGTACGCAAACCTCGTCAATCTAAAATTAAAAAATCTACATCACCTGCTTTGAACAAGGGTCTAAACAGTTTTAAAAGAGAACTAACAGACGTTAACTCTCCGCAAAAACGTGGCGTATGTACTCGTGTTGGTACCATGACTCCTAAAAAACCTAACTCGGCGCTTCGTAAATATGCCCGTGTACGTTTGAGTAATGGTATTGAAGTAACAGCTTACATTCCTGGTATTGGTCACAACTTACAAGAACATAGTGTTGTTCTTATTCGTGGTGGACGTGTAAAAGATTTACCAGGGGTACGTTATCATATCGTTCGTGGAGCGCTTGATACAGCTGGTGTTGAAAATAGAGGACAAAGCCGTTCTAAATACGGTACGAAAAAACCTAAAAAATAA
- the rpsG gene encoding 30S ribosomal protein S7 has translation MPRKGPVAKRDVLPDPIYNSKLVTRLINKMMVDGKRGKSQAILYSAFDIIAQETGKDPMEVFEQAMKNIMPLLEVKARRVGGANYQVPIEVRADRRSTLGLRWLVNYARLRGEKTMEVRVAREIMDAANNTGASVKKREDTHKMADANRAFAHYRW, from the coding sequence ATGCCTCGTAAAGGTCCTGTTGCTAAACGTGACGTGTTACCAGATCCGATTTATAATTCGAAACTAGTAACTCGTTTAATTAATAAAATGATGGTTGACGGAAAACGTGGAAAGTCTCAAGCTATCCTATATTCCGCATTCGATATCATTGCACAAGAAACTGGTAAAGATCCGATGGAAGTATTTGAACAAGCTATGAAGAACATTATGCCTCTTCTTGAAGTTAAAGCTCGCCGTGTAGGTGGTGCTAACTATCAAGTACCTATCGAAGTACGTGCTGACCGTCGTTCTACTCTTGGTCTTCGTTGGTTAGTAAATTATGCTCGCCTTCGTGGAGAGAAAACAATGGAAGTACGTGTTGCTCGCGAAATCATGGATGCTGCCAATAATACTGGTGCTTCTGTTAAGAAACGCGAAGATACACACAAAATGGCTGATGCTAACAGAGCGTTCGCTCACTATCGTTGGTAA
- a CDS encoding BglG family transcription antiterminator — protein sequence MVQFDARNMTLLESLVVANVYLAPEKLQEELGISKRTLQYDVEKINKELDDIGLDGIQSVRGQGYYLLEEEKSTIKDIIENREASHKVFSASERRIRILFFLLVTDARVIIDTINECNEVSRNTSLQDIKQLKLALKQFNLELAYDRKNGNMVLGDERSIRQFFIHYCMNNEEIATADQLLDLMKINPMIKKKELFPHLDTIFEILVVTEKKIGIRYTDEVMERIGIMIFFFKERMKRDCYLNEPEEHEVESFDIAQEIYQQLQQNEEFKINHAEITYLGKLLLGASRLNDDAAATGKLELIVEKVIAEFERLACVNFEDHSSLKKDLLLHLQPAYYRLKFQIEWINPLRTDIKQSYSDVYEITKKSLEPLEDLLGETIPEDEIAYVTILFGGYLSRKNNTLVERKKLLIVCSKGVGTSRMIERQLSQLLGERVEILEPISIREFEKGIYTPDFIVSTLPIMEPKVPVFIVSPILTEAQKQQLMKTIAPHILQKDSDARMLSSVLDVVDQYAKVEDREKLAAKLKSVLFQVQSDSQLEKSPTLEELLPKERITFKESVSDWREAIHVASESLQQEGYISRKYQHAMIENIEKLGPYIVIAPGIALPHASVDDGAYRVGMSLLRLDQPVSFSSKAKDQVKLIIVLASIDSYTHINALSQLTNLIMKHHLLEQIEQAESASEIAAMLTIK from the coding sequence GTGGTACAATTTGATGCTAGAAATATGACGCTACTCGAATCGCTAGTGGTGGCGAATGTATATCTTGCACCCGAGAAATTACAAGAAGAACTAGGCATTTCCAAACGAACACTACAATATGATGTAGAAAAAATTAATAAAGAACTAGACGATATAGGGCTTGATGGCATTCAATCAGTTCGCGGACAAGGGTACTATTTATTAGAAGAAGAAAAATCGACAATTAAAGATATTATTGAAAATAGGGAAGCAAGTCACAAAGTTTTTTCCGCTAGTGAACGCCGCATTCGTATTTTATTTTTTCTGCTTGTAACAGATGCTCGAGTCATTATTGATACGATTAATGAATGCAATGAAGTTAGTCGCAACACTAGTTTGCAAGATATCAAGCAATTAAAGTTAGCACTTAAACAATTTAACCTCGAGCTCGCCTATGATCGTAAAAATGGCAATATGGTTCTTGGAGATGAGCGTAGTATCCGCCAATTTTTCATTCATTATTGTATGAATAACGAAGAAATCGCAACGGCAGACCAGCTGCTCGATTTAATGAAAATAAATCCAATGATTAAAAAGAAAGAGCTGTTTCCGCATTTAGATACGATTTTTGAAATTTTAGTTGTAACGGAGAAAAAAATCGGCATTCGTTACACAGATGAAGTCATGGAACGAATTGGTATTATGATTTTCTTTTTTAAAGAACGAATGAAACGTGATTGTTATTTAAATGAACCGGAAGAACATGAAGTAGAGTCATTTGATATCGCGCAGGAAATTTATCAGCAATTGCAGCAGAACGAAGAGTTTAAGATTAATCATGCGGAAATTACTTATTTAGGCAAACTATTGCTTGGAGCAAGTCGTTTGAATGATGATGCGGCCGCTACTGGAAAATTAGAACTCATTGTGGAAAAGGTCATTGCTGAATTTGAACGTCTCGCATGTGTGAATTTTGAAGACCACAGCAGTTTAAAAAAAGATTTATTGCTGCATTTACAGCCAGCTTATTATCGACTTAAATTTCAAATTGAATGGATTAATCCGCTCAGAACAGATATCAAACAGAGCTATAGCGACGTTTACGAGATTACGAAAAAATCATTAGAACCGCTAGAAGATTTGCTAGGTGAAACCATCCCAGAAGATGAAATAGCGTATGTAACGATTCTATTTGGTGGCTATCTTTCTCGGAAAAATAATACTTTGGTCGAGCGAAAAAAACTATTGATTGTTTGCTCCAAAGGGGTCGGAACTTCGCGGATGATTGAACGCCAATTGTCACAGTTACTCGGTGAACGGGTAGAAATACTAGAACCAATTTCTATTCGTGAATTTGAAAAAGGGATTTATACACCGGACTTTATCGTTTCTACTTTGCCAATAATGGAACCGAAAGTACCTGTTTTTATTGTGAGTCCAATTTTAACGGAGGCGCAGAAACAACAACTGATGAAGACAATTGCACCACACATTTTGCAAAAAGATTCAGATGCGCGTATGTTGTCGTCCGTTCTCGATGTTGTGGACCAATATGCGAAAGTAGAAGACCGTGAAAAGCTGGCGGCTAAGTTAAAATCGGTATTATTCCAAGTGCAATCGGATAGTCAGTTAGAAAAATCGCCAACACTTGAGGAATTATTACCTAAAGAACGTATTACTTTTAAAGAAAGTGTGTCAGATTGGCGTGAAGCTATTCATGTTGCCTCGGAATCACTGCAGCAGGAAGGTTATATCTCAAGAAAATATCAGCATGCAATGATTGAAAATATTGAAAAACTGGGTCCTTACATCGTTATTGCACCAGGGATTGCACTTCCGCATGCTTCGGTGGATGACGGGGCATATCGTGTTGGAATGAGTTTACTTCGTTTAGATCAGCCAGTTTCATTTTCAAGTAAAGCAAAGGATCAAGTTAAATTAATCATTGTGCTCGCTTCCATTGACTCCTACACACATATCAATGCGCTGAGCCAACTCACTAATTTGATCATGAAACATCACTTGCTTGAGCAGATTGAACAAGCAGAATCGGCATCAGAAATTGCCGCAATGTTAACAATAAAATAA
- the tuf gene encoding elongation factor Tu, giving the protein MAKEKFDRSKPHVNIGTIGHVDHGKTTLTAAITTVLAKKGYADAQAYDQIDGAPEERERGITISTAHVEYQTDSRHYAHVDCPGHADYVKNMITGAAQMDGAILVVSAADGPMPQTREHILLSRQVGVPYIVVFMNKCDMVDDEELLELVEMEIRDLLTEYEFPGDDIPVIKGSALKALQGEADWEAKIDELMEAVDSYIPTPERDTDKPFMMPVEDVFSITGRGTVATGRVERGQVKVGDEVEVIGIEEESKKVVVTGVEMFRKLLDYAEAGDNIGALLRGVAREDIQRGQVLAKPGSITPHTNFKAETYVLTKEEGGRHTPFFNNYRPQFYFRTTDVTGIVTLPEGTEMVMPGDNIELAVELIAPIAIEDGTKFSIREGGRTVGAGVVSNISK; this is encoded by the coding sequence ATGGCAAAAGAAAAATTTGACCGCTCTAAACCCCATGTTAACATTGGTACTATTGGACACGTTGACCATGGTAAAACAACTTTAACAGCTGCAATTACAACTGTACTTGCTAAAAAAGGCTATGCTGATGCACAAGCTTACGACCAAATTGATGGTGCTCCAGAAGAAAGAGAACGTGGTATCACAATCTCTACTGCTCACGTTGAGTATCAAACTGACAGCCGTCACTATGCACACGTTGACTGCCCAGGACATGCCGATTACGTTAAAAACATGATCACTGGTGCTGCACAAATGGACGGAGCTATCTTAGTAGTATCTGCTGCTGATGGCCCAATGCCACAAACTCGTGAACATATCTTACTTTCACGTCAAGTTGGTGTTCCATACATCGTTGTATTCATGAACAAATGTGACATGGTTGACGATGAAGAATTACTAGAATTAGTTGAAATGGAAATTCGTGATCTATTAACTGAATATGAATTCCCTGGCGATGACATTCCTGTAATCAAAGGTTCAGCTCTTAAAGCACTTCAAGGTGAAGCTGACTGGGAAGCTAAAATTGACGAGTTAATGGAAGCTGTAGATTCTTACATTCCAACTCCAGAACGTGATACTGACAAACCATTCATGATGCCAGTTGAGGATGTATTCTCAATCACTGGTCGTGGAACAGTTGCAACTGGACGTGTTGAACGTGGACAAGTTAAAGTTGGTGACGAAGTAGAAGTTATCGGTATTGAAGAAGAAAGCAAAAAAGTAGTAGTAACTGGAGTAGAAATGTTCCGTAAATTACTAGACTACGCTGAAGCTGGCGACAACATTGGCGCACTTCTACGTGGTGTTGCTCGTGAAGATATCCAACGTGGTCAAGTATTAGCTAAACCAGGTTCGATTACTCCACACACTAACTTCAAAGCTGAAACTTATGTTTTAACTAAAGAAGAAGGTGGACGTCACACTCCATTCTTCAACAACTACCGCCCACAATTCTATTTCCGTACTACTGACGTAACTGGTATTGTTACACTTCCAGAAGGTACTGAAATGGTAATGCCTGGTGATAACATTGAGCTTGCAGTTGAACTAATTGCACCAATCGCTATCGAAGACGGTACTAAATTCTCTATCCGTGAAGGCGGACGTACAGTAGGCGCTGGCGTTGTTTCTAACATCAGCAAATAA
- a CDS encoding PTS ascorbate transporter subunit IIC has translation MEIITWIANNFFGTPAILLGFIVLLGLLLQKKNLSQVISGTFKAIIGFLIINAGAAVITGSLGIFEPMWKEVFGLETPPLAGFLGQEAFNAKFGSAVTLAMTLGFLVNVLLARFTPFKYIYLTGHMMFWTTTIFAGITVQAVGGDIPFWGLVLFLAVIMGLYWTLQPAITQPFLRKITGNDNVALGHTSSSVAILSALLGKVFGNKKNDAEHINLPKKLEFLRDSNVITALTMGILFIVGAVILMVKKTPGAEKLIAEAGNQSFIVYSIVQSFTFAAGIAVVLVGVRMFIGEIVPAFNGIATKLVPGAKPALDAPIVYPYAPNSVIIGFLGAFVGAIIWLVVLGNTVGYVFVPTMIVLFFHGAVAGVFGNSTGGVRGALIGGFLTATVVAWGQYIMVTFFINTTVPDTAMWAADSDMFILGPIVSMLAKLFF, from the coding sequence ATGGAGATTATTACGTGGATTGCCAATAACTTTTTTGGAACCCCAGCCATACTTTTAGGTTTTATCGTACTTCTAGGGTTACTTTTACAAAAGAAAAATTTAAGCCAAGTTATTAGCGGAACGTTCAAAGCAATTATTGGATTCTTAATTATTAACGCTGGTGCGGCTGTTATTACTGGTTCACTTGGTATTTTTGAACCAATGTGGAAAGAAGTGTTTGGTCTTGAAACGCCGCCACTTGCAGGGTTTTTAGGGCAAGAAGCCTTTAATGCAAAATTTGGTAGTGCGGTAACACTTGCGATGACACTCGGATTTTTAGTCAACGTATTATTAGCGAGATTTACACCATTTAAGTACATCTATTTAACTGGTCATATGATGTTCTGGACAACGACTATTTTTGCAGGAATTACTGTACAAGCAGTTGGCGGCGACATTCCATTCTGGGGACTTGTACTCTTCCTAGCAGTTATTATGGGGCTTTACTGGACGTTGCAACCAGCCATTACACAACCATTCTTACGTAAAATTACTGGTAATGATAATGTCGCATTAGGACATACTTCATCCAGTGTAGCGATTTTATCTGCTTTACTCGGAAAAGTATTCGGAAATAAGAAAAATGATGCAGAACATATTAATTTACCGAAAAAATTAGAGTTTTTACGTGATTCGAATGTTATTACAGCTCTTACAATGGGAATTCTCTTCATCGTCGGTGCAGTTATCCTAATGGTTAAAAAGACGCCAGGCGCAGAAAAATTAATCGCAGAAGCTGGGAACCAAAGCTTTATCGTTTATTCTATCGTTCAATCATTTACTTTTGCAGCAGGGATTGCGGTTGTACTTGTAGGTGTGCGGATGTTTATCGGTGAAATCGTACCAGCATTCAATGGTATTGCTACAAAACTTGTACCGGGTGCAAAACCAGCACTGGATGCACCAATTGTTTACCCATATGCGCCAAACTCCGTAATTATCGGTTTCCTTGGAGCATTTGTTGGAGCAATTATCTGGTTAGTAGTACTAGGAAACACAGTAGGTTATGTATTTGTTCCAACAATGATTGTTCTCTTCTTCCACGGGGCAGTTGCAGGTGTATTCGGTAACTCGACTGGTGGGGTCAGAGGAGCACTAATAGGCGGCTTCTTAACAGCTACCGTTGTTGCTTGGGGTCAATATATTATGGTTACATTCTTTATTAATACGACAGTTCCGGATACAGCAATGTGGGCGGCAGATTCAGATATGTTTATTCTTGGACCAATTGTTAGCATGTTAGCTAAGTTATTCTTTTAA
- the fusA gene encoding elongation factor G: MAREFSLEKTRNIGIMAHIDAGKTTTTERILFYTGRIHKIGETHEGASQMDWMEQEQERGITITSAATTAQWKGYRVNIIDTPGHVDFTVEVERSLRVLDGAVAVLDAQSGVEPQTETVWRQATTYGVPRVVFVNKMDKIGADFLYSVGTLHERLAANAHPIQLPIGAEDTFEGIIDLIEMNALYYEDDLGNDPHVKEIPADLKDLADEYRGKLVEAVAELDEELMMKYLEGEEITKEELKAGIRKGTLNVEFYPVVCGTAFKNKGVQPMLDAVLDYLPAPTDVPAINGVLPDGEEAARHADDSEPFSSLAFKVMTDPYVGRLTFFRVYSGTLNSGSYVQNSTKGKRERVGRILQMHANHREEISIVYAGDIAAAVGLKDTTTGDTLCDEKEQIILESMEFPEPVIQVAIEPKSKADQDKMGQALAKLAEEDPTFRAETDQETGQTLISGMGELHLDILVDRMRREFRVEANVGDPQVSYRETFRKSAQVEGKFVRQSGGRGQYGHVWIEFGPNEEGKGFEFENAIVGGVVPREYIPAVQAGLEGALDNGVLAGYPLIDIKAKLYDGSYHDVDSNEMAFKVAASMALRNAAKKCDPVILEPMMAVEVVIPEEYLGDIMGNITSRRGRVDGMEARGNAQVVRAFVPLANMFGYATHLRSGTQGRGVYTMQFDHYEEVPKSIAEEIIKANGGNNKED, encoded by the coding sequence ATGGCTAGAGAGTTCTCCTTAGAAAAGACTCGTAATATTGGTATTATGGCCCACATTGATGCGGGTAAAACTACCACTACTGAACGTATCCTTTTCTATACAGGGCGTATTCACAAAATTGGTGAAACCCATGAAGGTGCTTCTCAAATGGACTGGATGGAGCAAGAGCAAGAACGTGGTATTACTATCACTTCTGCTGCGACAACAGCTCAATGGAAAGGCTACCGAGTAAACATTATCGATACACCAGGACACGTAGACTTCACAGTTGAAGTTGAACGTTCGCTTCGTGTACTTGATGGTGCTGTTGCGGTTCTAGATGCACAATCTGGTGTAGAACCACAAACAGAAACAGTTTGGCGTCAAGCTACTACTTACGGGGTTCCTCGTGTAGTATTCGTCAACAAAATGGACAAAATCGGCGCAGACTTCCTATATTCTGTAGGTACTTTGCATGAACGTTTGGCTGCCAACGCGCACCCAATCCAACTCCCAATCGGGGCCGAAGATACATTTGAAGGTATCATTGACTTAATCGAAATGAACGCATTATATTACGAAGATGATTTAGGAAATGACCCTCATGTGAAAGAAATTCCAGCTGATCTGAAAGACTTAGCAGATGAATACCGCGGTAAATTAGTGGAAGCAGTTGCTGAACTTGACGAAGAGCTAATGATGAAATACCTAGAAGGCGAAGAAATTACAAAAGAAGAACTTAAAGCTGGTATCCGTAAAGGAACACTTAACGTTGAGTTCTATCCTGTAGTTTGTGGTACAGCATTCAAAAACAAAGGTGTTCAACCAATGTTAGATGCAGTACTTGATTACCTTCCAGCACCAACAGATGTTCCAGCTATTAACGGCGTATTGCCTGATGGAGAAGAAGCTGCTCGTCACGCTGACGATTCAGAACCATTCTCTTCCCTAGCATTCAAAGTTATGACTGACCCTTATGTTGGACGCTTAACTTTCTTCCGTGTTTATTCTGGTACGTTGAATTCCGGTTCATATGTACAAAACTCGACTAAAGGTAAACGTGAACGTGTTGGACGTATCCTTCAAATGCATGCTAATCACCGTGAAGAGATTTCGATCGTATACGCTGGTGATATCGCTGCTGCCGTAGGACTTAAAGATACAACTACTGGGGATACTTTATGTGATGAAAAAGAACAAATTATCTTAGAATCCATGGAATTCCCAGAACCAGTTATCCAAGTCGCTATCGAACCTAAATCGAAAGCTGACCAAGATAAAATGGGGCAAGCTCTTGCGAAACTAGCGGAAGAAGATCCAACTTTCCGTGCTGAAACTGACCAAGAAACTGGCCAAACTCTTATCTCCGGTATGGGTGAACTTCACCTTGACATCCTTGTTGACCGTATGAGACGTGAATTCCGCGTTGAAGCTAACGTTGGTGATCCACAAGTTTCTTATCGTGAAACATTCCGTAAATCTGCTCAAGTTGAAGGTAAATTCGTACGTCAATCTGGTGGACGTGGACAATATGGGCACGTTTGGATTGAATTCGGACCAAACGAAGAAGGTAAAGGATTTGAATTTGAAAATGCAATCGTTGGTGGGGTTGTTCCTCGTGAATACATCCCAGCTGTACAAGCAGGTCTTGAAGGCGCACTAGATAATGGTGTACTTGCAGGCTACCCACTGATTGACATCAAAGCAAAACTTTACGACGGATCTTACCATGACGTCGATTCCAATGAAATGGCCTTTAAAGTGGCTGCTTCAATGGCATTACGTAATGCTGCTAAGAAATGTGATCCTGTAATCCTTGAGCCAATGATGGCTGTAGAGGTTGTTATCCCAGAAGAATATCTTGGTGATATCATGGGTAACATTACTTCCCGTCGTGGTCGTGTAGATGGTATGGAAGCTCGCGGTAACGCTCAAGTTGTTCGCGCATTTGTACCACTTGCAAACATGTTTGGTTATGCAACTCACCTTCGTTCAGGTACGCAAGGTCGTGGTGTATACACTATGCAATTTGATCACTATGAAGAAGTTCCTAAATCTATTGCTGAAGAAATCATTAAAGCTAATGGTGGAAACAACAAAGAAGATTAA
- a CDS encoding PTS sugar transporter subunit IIB, with protein MKILAVCGLGQGTSLILRMNVETVLRDMGVDADVEHIDVSAARSMNVDIIVTSQELAETLGTDTSAKVVIVNNYFDNAEIKNALSTAINS; from the coding sequence ATGAAAATTTTAGCGGTGTGTGGACTTGGGCAAGGAACTAGCTTAATTTTACGAATGAATGTGGAAACAGTTTTGCGCGATATGGGAGTAGACGCGGATGTAGAGCACATTGATGTCTCAGCAGCTCGCTCGATGAACGTGGATATTATCGTAACAAGTCAAGAATTAGCTGAAACACTTGGAACAGATACAAGTGCTAAAGTAGTAATTGTTAACAACTATTTTGACAATGCAGAAATTAAAAATGCATTATCTACAGCAATCAATAGTTAA